GGTGGCGCGCTGGGCGAGGCCCACGCCACCAAGATCCACAAGATCATGGACATGGCCATCGCGGCCGGTGCCCCGCTGGTCTCCCTCAACGACGGCGCCGGCGCCCGCATCCAGGAGGGCGTCTCCGCCCTCGCCGGCTACGGCGGCATCTTCCAGCGCAACACGAAGGCCTCGGGTGTCATCCCGCAGATCTCCGTGATGCTCGGCCCGTGCGCCGGCGGCGCGGCCTACAGCCCGGCGCTGACCGACTTCGTGTTCATGGTCCGCGAGACCTCGCAGATGTTCATCACCGGCCCCGACGTCGTCAAGGCCGTCACCGGCGAGGAGATCACCCAGAACGGCCTGGGCGGCGCCGACGTCCACGCCGAGACCTCCGGCGTGTGCCACTTCGCCTACGACGACGAGGAGACCTGCATCGCCGAGGTGCGCTACCTCCTCTCGCTGCTGCCCCAGAACAACCGCGAGGCCCCTCCGGTCGGAGCGACCGGCGATCCGGCCGAACGGCGCACCGAGGCCCTGCTCGACCTGGTCCCGGCGGACGGCAACCGGCCCTACGACATGCGCCGTGTGATCGAGGAGATCGTCGACAACGGCGAGTACCTGGAGATCCACGAGCGGTGGTCGGCCAACGTGCTGTGCGCACTGGCCCGCCTCGACGGCCATGTCGTCGGCCTGGTCGCGAACCAGCCCCAGTCCCTCGCCGGAGTGCTGGACATCGGGGCGAGCGAGAAGGCGGCCCGCTTCGTGCAGTTCTGCGACGCCTTCAACATCCCGCTGATCACGCTGGTCGACGTCC
Above is a genomic segment from Streptomyces collinus Tu 365 containing:
- a CDS encoding acyl-CoA carboxylase subunit beta, coding for MSTTATTAARVAELHGIRAQALAGPGGKATEAQHAKGKLTARERIELLLDPGSFQEVEQLRRHRATGFGLEAKKPYTDGVITGWGTVEGRTVFVYAHDFRIFGGALGEAHATKIHKIMDMAIAAGAPLVSLNDGAGARIQEGVSALAGYGGIFQRNTKASGVIPQISVMLGPCAGGAAYSPALTDFVFMVRETSQMFITGPDVVKAVTGEEITQNGLGGADVHAETSGVCHFAYDDEETCIAEVRYLLSLLPQNNREAPPVGATGDPAERRTEALLDLVPADGNRPYDMRRVIEEIVDNGEYLEIHERWSANVLCALARLDGHVVGLVANQPQSLAGVLDIGASEKAARFVQFCDAFNIPLITLVDVPGFLPGVDQEHGGIIRHGAKLLYAYCNATVPRISLILRKAYGGAYIVMDSQSIGADLTLAWPTNEIAVMGAEGAANVIFRRDIAASATPEAVREQKIKEYRSELMHPYYAAERGLVDDVVDPAETRAVLSSALAMLRTKHADLPARKHGNQPQ